The uncultured Methanolobus sp. sequence AAAGCAGGAAAATATTCTTAACTCATTCCTGCTCTTTTGGTCAGATCACATATGCTTTTAATGCAGGTAAACCGTTAAAAGCGACGGAACTGTAACTCTGTGTATAGGCGCCCGTAGTGAATATGTAAAGCCTTTCATTCTCACGAAGGCTTTCAGGGAATGCATATTTATGATTCTCATACAGAATATCCATGCTATCACATGTAGGACCTGCCAGGATTACTTCTTCTTCATATCCTCTACTTTCCGAGTATACAGGATATTTGATGCATTCATCAAGTGTTTCTATGAGTCCGCCAAATTTTCCTATATCAAGATACACCCATTTGTACTGGTTCATTTTCGCTTTCTTTGAGATCATTATTACTTCTGTTACAATTACACCGGCATCAGCAGTTAATGAGCGTCCGGGTTCTATTATTATCTCAGGATGGTTGTCTCCGAAGTCTTCTTTTATGAAACGAAGGATTTCATGTGCATAGGTTTCAAGTTCGTTGGCCGGTGACAGGTATTTTGCGGGAAAACCTCCTCCGAGATTTATCATTTTAAGCTGAATTCCCTGAAGAGACACTGCTTCAAAGAGATATTTACATTTTGAGATGGCGTTATCCCACTGCCCGATATCGCGTTGTTGTGAACCTACATGGAAAGAAAGACCATAGGGTTCCAGTCCCATTTCATTTGCCTGAAGTATGAGTTCATAAATCATATCAGGGTGTGCA is a genomic window containing:
- a CDS encoding type III PLP-dependent enzyme; its protein translation is MRKVQYEFPLSDFTSEADFKRIKEFSKDKETPFLIVDLSKVEKMYDELVKNMPFVKIYYAMKANPLDEVISSLRNKGSSFDAASVYEIDQLLRLGVWPERISYGNTIKKEKDIAYAYKKGIRLFATDSESDLNKIARNAPGSRVFFRLLTESDGADWPLSRKFGAHPDMIYELILQANEMGLEPYGLSFHVGSQQRDIGQWDNAISKCKYLFEAVSLQGIQLKMINLGGGFPAKYLSPANELETYAHEILRFIKEDFGDNHPEIIIEPGRSLTADAGVIVTEVIMISKKAKMNQYKWVYLDIGKFGGLIETLDECIKYPVYSESRGYEEEVILAGPTCDSMDILYENHKYAFPESLRENERLYIFTTGAYTQSYSSVAFNGLPALKAYVI